A section of the Streptomyces sp. Je 1-369 genome encodes:
- a CDS encoding carbohydrate ABC transporter permease, with amino-acid sequence MTHVSETAEYAETASPGEGDAAPAATGSKASRTPSPWRSRLYRWDIKASPYVFVAPFFLFFGAFGLFPLLYTGWASLHRLELTNLDDSTWLGLDNYTNLLRSEYFWNALGNTFTIGVISTVPQLAIALGIAHLLNYKLRGSTLWRVAMLAPYATSVASASLVFTLLFAWDGGMVNWLIGSVGFDPVNWRESSWGSQFAVSSIVIWRWTGYNALIYLAAMQAVPHDLYESAALDGASRWQQFRHVTIPMLRPTILFTVVVSTIGATQLFGEPLLFGGTAGSKGGADHQFQTLGLYLYDQGWINGHLGRASAVAWLMLVILLLIAAVNMLIARRLRKDR; translated from the coding sequence CCGAGACCGCGTCCCCCGGCGAGGGGGACGCGGCCCCGGCCGCGACCGGGAGCAAGGCCTCCCGCACGCCGTCGCCCTGGCGCAGCCGCCTGTACCGCTGGGACATCAAGGCGTCGCCGTACGTCTTCGTCGCGCCGTTCTTCCTCTTCTTCGGCGCCTTCGGCCTCTTCCCGCTCCTCTACACCGGCTGGGCCTCGCTGCACCGCCTGGAGCTCACCAACCTCGACGACAGCACCTGGCTGGGCCTGGACAACTACACCAACCTGTTGCGGAGCGAGTACTTCTGGAACGCGCTCGGCAACACCTTCACCATCGGCGTCATCTCCACCGTCCCCCAGCTGGCCATCGCGCTCGGCATCGCGCACCTGCTCAACTACAAGCTGCGCGGCTCCACCCTGTGGCGGGTCGCGATGCTCGCCCCGTACGCGACGTCCGTGGCGAGCGCCTCGCTGGTCTTCACGCTGCTGTTCGCGTGGGACGGCGGCATGGTCAACTGGCTGATCGGCTCGGTCGGCTTCGATCCCGTCAACTGGCGTGAGTCGTCGTGGGGTTCGCAGTTCGCCGTGTCGTCGATCGTCATCTGGCGGTGGACCGGGTACAACGCGCTGATCTATCTGGCGGCGATGCAGGCCGTGCCGCACGACCTGTACGAGTCGGCGGCGCTGGACGGCGCCTCGCGCTGGCAGCAGTTCCGGCACGTGACGATCCCGATGCTGCGGCCGACGATCCTGTTCACGGTGGTCGTCTCCACGATCGGCGCGACGCAGCTCTTCGGCGAGCCGCTGCTGTTCGGCGGCACGGCCGGGTCCAAGGGCGGCGCCGACCACCAGTTCCAGACCCTGGGGCTCTACCTGTACGACCAGGGCTGGATCAACGGCCACCTGGGGCGCGCGTCGGCCGTCGCCTGGCTGATGCTCGTCATCCTGCTGCTCATCGCCGCGGTCAACATGCTGATCGCCCGACGCCTGAGGAAGGACCGATGA
- a CDS encoding carbohydrate ABC transporter permease — protein MKSKARPLGRKAAGRTMHAGPFTYAVLALFTAVSLAPLIWTAIAASRTSGRLAQTPPPVWFGGNLFKNLERAWTEASLGDAMLNTTIVAGSITIGTVLFSTVAGFAFAKLKFRFSGALLLLTIGTMMVPPQLSVVPLYLWVADLQWTNQLQAVILPTFVSAFGVFFMRQYLLQALPGELIEAARMDGASSLRIIWHVVFPAARPAMAVLGLLTFVMAWNDFLWPIIALNQSNPTVQVALNSLGTGYIPDRAVIMAGALLGTLPLLLAFILFGKQIVSGIMQGAVKG, from the coding sequence ATGAAGAGCAAGGCGCGCCCCCTCGGCCGGAAGGCGGCGGGCCGGACGATGCACGCGGGCCCGTTCACGTACGCGGTACTCGCGCTGTTCACGGCGGTCTCGCTGGCGCCCCTGATCTGGACGGCCATCGCCGCCTCGCGCACCAGCGGACGGCTCGCCCAGACTCCGCCGCCCGTATGGTTCGGCGGCAACCTGTTCAAGAACCTCGAACGGGCCTGGACGGAGGCGAGCCTCGGCGACGCGATGCTGAACACCACGATCGTGGCGGGCAGCATCACCATCGGCACGGTCCTGTTCTCCACCGTCGCCGGTTTCGCCTTCGCCAAGCTGAAGTTCCGGTTCAGCGGCGCGCTGCTCCTGCTGACCATCGGCACGATGATGGTGCCGCCGCAGCTCAGCGTCGTACCGCTGTACCTGTGGGTCGCGGACCTCCAGTGGACCAACCAGCTCCAGGCGGTGATCCTGCCGACCTTCGTGAGCGCCTTCGGGGTCTTCTTCATGCGGCAGTACCTGCTGCAGGCGCTGCCCGGCGAGCTGATCGAGGCGGCGCGGATGGACGGGGCGAGCAGCCTGCGGATCATCTGGCACGTCGTGTTCCCCGCGGCGCGGCCCGCGATGGCGGTCCTCGGCCTCCTGACGTTCGTCATGGCGTGGAACGACTTCCTGTGGCCGATCATCGCGCTGAACCAGTCGAACCCGACGGTGCAGGTGGCACTCAACTCACTCGGCACGGGGTACATCCCCGACCGGGCCGTGATCATGGCGGGCGCGCTCCTCGGCACGTTGCCGCTGCTGCTCGCGTTCATCCTGTTCGGCAAGCAGATCGTGAGCGGCATCATGCAGGGCGCGGTCAAGGGCTGA
- a CDS encoding GH1 family beta-glucosidase, with protein MPEPITFPADFLWGAATSAYQIEGAVREDGRTPSIWDTFSHTPGRTAGGDTGDVAVEHYHRYRDDVALMADLGLSAYRFSVSWSRVQPTGRGPAVQRGLDFYRRLVDELLARDIKPALTLYHWDLPQELEDAGGWPVRETAYRFAEYAGIVGEALGDRVSSWITLNEPWCSAFLGYGSGVHAPGRTDPAAALHAAHHLNLAHGLGTQALRAVLPTRAQVAVSLNSAVVRAVSDDPRDQDARRRIDHLANGIFHGPMLHGAYPDGLFADTARVTDWSCVRDGDLAAAHQPLDALGLNYYTPALVSAAPEGPGSRRADGHGASDHSPWPGSDDVAFHQTPGDRTEMGWTIDPTGLHELIMRYAHEAPGLPLYITENGAAYDDKPDPDGRVHDPERIAYLHKHLAAVRRAIADGADVRGYYLWSLLDNFEWSYGYGKRFGAVYVDYDTQVRTPKSSAHWYATVAGAGELPSELPSELVVD; from the coding sequence ATGCCTGAACCCATTACGTTTCCGGCCGACTTCCTCTGGGGCGCGGCCACCTCCGCGTACCAGATCGAGGGCGCCGTGCGCGAGGACGGCCGTACCCCCTCCATCTGGGACACCTTCAGCCACACGCCGGGCCGCACCGCCGGTGGCGACACCGGTGACGTCGCCGTCGAGCACTACCACCGCTACCGCGACGACGTGGCGCTCATGGCGGACCTGGGCCTGAGCGCCTACCGGTTCTCCGTCTCCTGGTCCCGCGTGCAGCCCACCGGACGCGGCCCCGCCGTCCAGCGCGGCCTCGACTTCTATCGGCGCCTGGTCGACGAGCTGCTCGCCCGGGACATCAAGCCCGCCCTGACCCTCTACCACTGGGACCTGCCGCAGGAGCTGGAGGACGCGGGCGGCTGGCCGGTGCGCGAGACCGCGTACCGGTTCGCCGAGTACGCGGGCATCGTCGGCGAGGCGCTCGGCGACCGCGTCTCCTCCTGGATCACGCTCAACGAGCCCTGGTGCAGCGCCTTCCTGGGGTACGGCTCCGGTGTCCACGCCCCCGGCCGCACCGACCCGGCGGCCGCCCTGCACGCCGCCCACCACCTGAACCTCGCCCACGGCCTCGGCACGCAGGCGCTGCGCGCCGTCCTGCCGACCCGCGCCCAGGTCGCGGTGAGCCTCAACTCGGCTGTGGTCAGGGCGGTTTCGGACGACCCGCGGGACCAGGACGCGCGGCGGCGCATCGACCACCTCGCCAACGGCATCTTCCACGGCCCGATGCTGCACGGCGCCTACCCGGACGGCCTGTTCGCGGACACGGCCCGGGTCACCGACTGGTCCTGCGTGCGCGACGGCGACCTGGCCGCCGCGCACCAGCCGCTGGACGCGCTCGGCCTCAACTACTACACGCCCGCGCTGGTGTCGGCCGCGCCGGAAGGCCCTGGCAGCCGGCGCGCCGACGGGCACGGGGCGAGCGACCACTCCCCCTGGCCGGGCTCCGACGACGTCGCCTTCCATCAGACGCCGGGCGACCGTACCGAGATGGGCTGGACCATCGATCCGACCGGGCTGCACGAGCTGATCATGCGGTACGCGCACGAGGCGCCGGGGCTCCCGCTGTACATCACGGAGAACGGCGCGGCGTACGACGACAAGCCCGACCCGGACGGCCGCGTCCACGACCCGGAGCGCATCGCCTACCTGCACAAGCACCTGGCGGCGGTCCGGCGGGCCATCGCCGACGGCGCCGACGTCCGCGGCTACTACCTCTGGTCACTCCTGGACAACTTCGAGTGGTCCTACGGCTACGGCAAGCGCTTCGGCGCCGTGTACGTCGACTACGACACGCAGGTCCGCACGCCGAAGTCGAGCGCCCACTGGTACGCGACGGTCGCGGGCGCCGGGGAGCTGCCTTCCGAGTTGCCGTCGGAGCTCGTCGTGGACTGA
- a CDS encoding chitinase, protein MSSTHRRTVSTRTKVIGGLVAASLVGGGAFLFSGTALATKAPAENPSKAAAPAAPAKFAPFVDTSLAPAYDLLGTAEKTGVKEFNLAFVTSGGGCEPLWGGATGLGDDKVAAQIDGLRAKGGDVRVSFGGAAGSELGLKCDRTDALAEAYGKVVDAYELTKVDFDIEGAALPDTAANTRRSQAIAQLQKRHPDLNVSFTLPVMPEGLTQPGVDLLANAKKNGVKVDAVNIMAMDYGPSYSGDMGKYAVQAATATQKQMRTALGLSDKAAWQAVAVTPMIGVNDVTTEVFKADDAAELVRFAEEKDLAWLSMWSSTRDKACEGGASGSAQPTCSSIEQQPLAFTKAFAAYK, encoded by the coding sequence ATGAGCAGCACGCACCGGCGCACGGTGAGCACCCGGACCAAGGTCATCGGCGGACTCGTCGCCGCGTCCCTCGTCGGCGGCGGCGCCTTCCTCTTCTCCGGCACGGCGCTGGCGACGAAGGCCCCGGCGGAGAACCCCAGCAAGGCCGCGGCCCCCGCCGCCCCCGCCAAGTTCGCCCCCTTCGTCGACACCTCCCTCGCCCCGGCCTACGACCTCCTCGGCACCGCGGAGAAGACCGGCGTGAAGGAGTTCAACCTCGCCTTCGTCACCTCCGGCGGCGGCTGCGAGCCGCTCTGGGGCGGCGCCACCGGCCTCGGCGACGACAAGGTGGCCGCGCAGATCGACGGCCTGCGCGCCAAGGGCGGCGACGTCCGCGTCTCCTTCGGCGGCGCCGCGGGCTCCGAACTCGGCCTCAAGTGCGACAGAACCGACGCCCTCGCCGAGGCCTACGGCAAGGTCGTCGACGCGTACGAGCTGACCAAGGTCGACTTCGACATCGAGGGCGCCGCGCTGCCCGACACCGCGGCCAACACCCGCCGCTCCCAGGCGATCGCGCAGCTCCAGAAGCGGCACCCGGACCTGAACGTGTCGTTCACGCTGCCCGTGATGCCCGAGGGCCTGACCCAGCCCGGCGTCGACCTGCTCGCCAACGCGAAGAAGAACGGCGTGAAGGTCGACGCGGTGAACATCATGGCCATGGACTACGGACCCTCGTACAGCGGCGACATGGGCAAGTACGCCGTCCAGGCCGCCACCGCCACGCAGAAGCAGATGAGGACCGCCCTCGGCCTCTCCGACAAGGCCGCCTGGCAGGCCGTCGCCGTCACCCCGATGATCGGCGTCAACGACGTGACGACGGAGGTCTTCAAGGCCGACGACGCCGCCGAGCTCGTGCGGTTCGCCGAGGAGAAGGACCTCGCCTGGCTCTCGATGTGGTCCTCGACCCGCGACAAGGCCTGCGAGGGCGGCGCGTCCGGCTCCGCGCAGCCGACGTGCTCGTCGATCGAGCAGCAGCCGCTGGCGTTCACGAAGGCGTTCGCCGCGTACAAGTAG
- a CDS encoding CAP domain-containing protein yields the protein MTGPYSRALVPGIVLLVTLPACPPTPAWASSAPVPAPAPTQWRPRATALVDEINRRRAGAGCRPVRLRITLSKAAQRHSADMSRHKRLSHTGSDGSRPPGRMRAAGFRVGPTGEVIASGPDTARAAVRTWLRSPSHRTVVLTCRYTDAGVGVARGPGGPWWTLDLAARR from the coding sequence ATGACTGGTCCGTACAGCAGGGCACTGGTCCCGGGAATCGTTCTCCTCGTGACGCTCCCGGCCTGCCCGCCGACGCCCGCGTGGGCCTCATCCGCACCCGTACCTGCACCCGCGCCCACCCAGTGGCGCCCCCGCGCCACCGCCCTCGTCGACGAGATCAACCGGCGCAGAGCCGGGGCCGGATGCCGTCCCGTACGGCTGCGGATCACCCTCAGCAAGGCCGCTCAGCGGCACAGCGCCGACATGTCACGCCACAAGCGCCTCAGCCACACCGGATCCGACGGCAGCCGCCCGCCAGGACGCATGCGGGCCGCCGGGTTCCGGGTGGGCCCCACCGGCGAGGTCATCGCGTCGGGACCGGACACGGCACGCGCCGCCGTACGGACGTGGCTGCGCAGCCCGTCCCACCGGACCGTCGTCCTCACCTGCCGCTACACCGACGCGGGCGTCGGCGTGGCCCGTGGCCCCGGCGGCCCGTGGTGGACGCTGGACCTGGCCGCACGCCGCTGA
- a CDS encoding sensor histidine kinase: MRWALVKVCLAVTTMVVVAFAVPLGLVVKEMARDRAISNAERHGAGMGPTLSITTDRAELTRAVASSEAGGDGRMAVYVPAVGDTEAFEVGDPRAGARAVEATRKEGRARTTGVPGGFVVLQPTALSSGTAVVEIYVPEAEVSNGVTTAWVVLAGVGVALIIGSVAVADRLGVRMVQPAKRLVGAAHDLGEGKLGARVPEEGPTELRLAAVAFNSMADQVVQLLANERELAADLSHRLRTPLTVLRLNAASLGEGPAAEQTRTAVETLEREVDTIIRTARDAKPQTATAGPGTGCDAAEVIRERMAFWSALAEDEGREVRVAGVDRPVRIPVARPELVAALDALLGNVFRHTAEGTAFSVDVHNGEDAVIVLVSDAGPGIADPEAALARGAGSGEDGSTGLGLDIVRRLAESTGGDLRIGSSVLGGTEVRLWIQLDARRPGEGRRGHRGPAVRRRKRPTGAA, translated from the coding sequence GTGAGATGGGCCCTGGTCAAGGTCTGCCTCGCCGTCACCACGATGGTCGTGGTGGCCTTCGCGGTACCGCTCGGGCTCGTCGTGAAGGAGATGGCCAGGGACCGCGCCATCTCGAACGCGGAACGGCACGGCGCGGGCATGGGCCCCACCCTCTCCATCACCACCGACCGCGCGGAGCTCACCCGGGCCGTCGCCTCGTCGGAGGCGGGCGGCGACGGACGGATGGCCGTGTACGTGCCGGCCGTCGGGGACACCGAGGCGTTCGAGGTCGGCGACCCGCGGGCCGGGGCGCGCGCGGTCGAGGCCACCCGCAAGGAGGGCAGGGCCAGGACCACCGGGGTCCCCGGCGGCTTCGTGGTGCTCCAGCCGACCGCGCTCAGCTCGGGCACGGCCGTCGTGGAGATCTATGTTCCCGAGGCCGAGGTCAGCAACGGCGTGACCACCGCGTGGGTGGTGCTCGCGGGCGTCGGCGTCGCCCTGATCATCGGCTCGGTGGCGGTCGCGGACCGGTTGGGCGTACGTATGGTGCAGCCCGCCAAGCGGCTGGTGGGCGCCGCGCACGACCTCGGCGAGGGAAAGCTGGGGGCGCGGGTCCCGGAGGAGGGGCCGACCGAACTGAGGCTCGCCGCGGTGGCGTTCAACTCGATGGCCGACCAGGTCGTCCAACTCCTCGCCAACGAACGGGAGCTCGCCGCCGACCTCTCCCACCGCCTGCGGACCCCGCTGACGGTGCTGCGGCTCAACGCGGCGTCGCTGGGCGAGGGCCCGGCGGCCGAACAGACCCGTACCGCCGTCGAGACGCTGGAGCGCGAGGTCGACACGATCATCCGCACCGCCCGCGACGCGAAACCGCAGACGGCGACGGCAGGGCCCGGCACGGGCTGCGACGCCGCCGAGGTGATCCGGGAGCGGATGGCCTTCTGGTCGGCGCTCGCGGAGGACGAGGGGCGCGAGGTCCGGGTGGCGGGCGTCGACCGTCCTGTCCGCATCCCCGTCGCCCGCCCCGAACTGGTCGCCGCCCTCGACGCGCTGCTCGGCAACGTCTTCCGGCACACCGCCGAGGGCACTGCGTTCTCGGTGGACGTCCACAACGGGGAGGACGCCGTGATCGTGCTCGTCTCCGACGCGGGCCCCGGCATCGCCGACCCCGAGGCCGCGCTCGCCCGCGGCGCGGGCTCCGGCGAGGACGGCTCCACGGGCCTCGGCCTCGACATCGTGCGCCGCCTCGCCGAGTCCACGGGCGGCGACCTCCGCATCGGCAGCTCGGTCCTCGGCGGCACAGAGGTCCGCCTCTGGATACAGCTGGACGCGCGCCGCCCCGGAGAGGGGCGCCGGGGCCACCGCGGCCCCGCGGTACGCCGCCGCAAGCGCCCGACCGGCGCGGCCTGA
- a CDS encoding response regulator transcription factor: MASVLVVEDDQFVRSALIRHLTEASHTVRSVGTALEALREVAHFRFDVVILDLGLPDLDGSEALKMLRGITDVPVIIATARDDEAEIVRLLNDGADDYLTKPFSVEHLSARMAAVLRRARVTAGEAPPSNVLQVGGLSIDPLRRQAELDGARLDLTRREFDLLAFLAGRPGVVVPRKELLAEVWQQSYGDDQTIDVHLSWLRRKLGETAARPRYLHTLRGVGVKLEPPVPEPQL; the protein is encoded by the coding sequence ATGGCAAGTGTGCTCGTCGTCGAGGATGACCAGTTCGTACGCTCCGCTCTCATCCGGCATCTGACCGAGGCATCGCACACCGTGCGCAGCGTCGGCACCGCCCTGGAGGCGCTGCGGGAGGTCGCCCATTTCCGTTTCGACGTGGTGATCCTGGATCTGGGGCTGCCCGACCTCGACGGGTCGGAGGCGCTGAAGATGCTCCGCGGCATCACGGACGTCCCCGTGATCATCGCCACCGCGCGGGACGACGAGGCGGAGATCGTCCGGCTCCTCAACGACGGCGCCGACGACTACCTCACCAAGCCGTTCTCCGTGGAGCACCTGTCGGCCCGCATGGCCGCCGTGCTGCGCCGCGCGCGCGTCACGGCCGGTGAGGCGCCGCCGAGCAACGTGCTCCAGGTCGGCGGGCTCAGCATCGACCCGCTGCGCCGCCAGGCCGAGCTGGACGGCGCGCGGCTCGACCTGACGCGGCGCGAGTTCGACCTGCTCGCCTTCCTCGCCGGGCGGCCCGGCGTCGTCGTACCGCGCAAGGAACTGCTCGCCGAGGTCTGGCAGCAGAGCTACGGCGACGACCAGACCATCGACGTACATCTGTCGTGGCTGCGCAGGAAACTGGGCGAAACGGCCGCCCGGCCCCGCTACCTCCACACACTGCGCGGCGTCGGCGTGAAGCTGGAGCCGCCGGTGCCGGAGCCACAGCTGTGA